A part of Mycolicibacterium sp. TUM20985 genomic DNA contains:
- a CDS encoding GtrA family protein — MSFTDATIARLPRRVRPFAERHHELIKFAIVGGTTFIIDSVIFYTLKLTILEPKPVTAKIISGIVAVIASYILNREWSFRDRGGRERHHEALLFFGVSGVGVMLSMGPLWVSSYVLELRVPMVSLTMENLADFVSAYIIGNLLQMAFRFWAFRRWVFPDEFGRNPDKAVEATITAGGIAEALEDEAEAARRKGTVTPLGNRRTPRSTQLGDSSEPRVSKTS, encoded by the coding sequence GTGTCCTTCACCGATGCCACCATCGCGCGCCTGCCGCGCAGGGTTCGGCCCTTCGCCGAGCGGCATCACGAGCTCATCAAATTCGCCATCGTCGGTGGCACCACGTTCATCATCGACTCGGTAATCTTCTACACGCTCAAGCTGACGATCCTCGAACCGAAGCCGGTGACGGCCAAGATCATCTCCGGCATCGTCGCGGTGATCGCGTCCTACATCCTGAATCGGGAATGGAGCTTCCGCGACAGAGGTGGCCGCGAGCGCCATCACGAAGCGCTGCTGTTCTTCGGGGTCAGCGGCGTGGGTGTCATGCTCAGCATGGGGCCGCTGTGGGTCTCGAGCTACGTGCTCGAACTTCGCGTCCCGATGGTCAGCCTGACGATGGAGAACCTCGCCGACTTCGTCTCGGCCTACATCATCGGCAACCTGTTGCAGATGGCGTTCCGCTTCTGGGCGTTCCGCCGCTGGGTCTTCCCCGACGAGTTCGGCCGCAACCCGGACAAGGCCGTCGAGGCGACGATCACCGCCGGCGGCATCGCCGAGGCACTCGAGGACGAGGCCGAGGCGGCGCGGCGCAAGGGAACCGTGACGCCGCTGGGCAACCGGCGGACCCCCCGTTCGACTCAGCTAGGCGACTCCTCCGAACCGAGGGTGTCGAAGACTTCGTGA
- a CDS encoding O-antigen ligase domain-containing protein — MSIAIVAMTLATVWLAISFGKLALFGVIGILGLIVAAYVGIRHPLWFFYGLAAVMAGLQFGRIPGISLPIYLPLEFGCLVAAYFHPRLARSMHPLEFAVLALVITSGISVVATGVSLTSASLFIRWALPSLLLFALVSLSSEHLARFGRIFAFVSALNAVYGMYVVAFDPLNSSLRYLRVFGYSPEATAARFAFGAEGATQSVRLGGTWVEPNGAALNLVLALSLSVLLFAGWRRVLIAAVLAAGLALTLSRASIFTVVFGVLLVLVFHPMKVRSRAAMIGLIAFAAAAAMLAEPVRRRIMTSLSGEDAGSIARADALRAFPGLMSGHWGFGAGWARPEFIDPAFSYVFNLPSNAPLTALYRGGSLVLISFMAVVVIGCVVAYRSLRSNSTPRALYCGIFIGLCFVQMQLDHNVADLPQNVLLYSMFLAFVLYCERARIAERRAIGDEAESARVREAVTVRT; from the coding sequence ATGTCCATCGCGATTGTTGCCATGACGTTGGCGACGGTGTGGCTGGCAATTTCATTCGGGAAGCTCGCGCTCTTCGGTGTAATCGGAATTCTCGGGTTGATCGTGGCCGCCTATGTCGGAATTCGCCACCCATTGTGGTTCTTCTACGGCTTGGCGGCGGTCATGGCCGGTCTGCAATTCGGTCGCATTCCGGGCATAAGCCTTCCGATCTACCTGCCGCTGGAATTCGGCTGCCTGGTCGCGGCGTATTTCCATCCGCGCCTCGCGAGGTCGATGCACCCGCTGGAATTCGCGGTGCTGGCACTGGTGATCACGTCCGGCATCTCGGTGGTCGCGACGGGCGTGTCGCTCACGTCGGCCTCGCTGTTCATTCGGTGGGCGCTCCCCTCCCTGCTGTTGTTCGCGCTCGTCTCGCTGTCTTCTGAACACCTGGCGCGCTTCGGACGGATCTTCGCGTTCGTCTCGGCGCTGAACGCGGTGTACGGCATGTACGTCGTCGCCTTCGATCCGTTGAACAGTTCCTTGCGCTACCTTCGCGTGTTCGGTTACTCGCCGGAGGCCACCGCGGCGCGCTTCGCGTTCGGCGCGGAGGGCGCCACGCAGTCCGTCCGGTTGGGCGGCACGTGGGTGGAACCCAATGGAGCTGCCCTCAACCTCGTACTCGCGCTTTCCCTGTCGGTCCTGCTGTTCGCCGGATGGCGACGGGTCCTCATTGCGGCCGTCCTCGCGGCGGGGCTGGCGCTGACTCTCAGCCGGGCGTCGATCTTCACCGTCGTCTTCGGTGTCCTTCTGGTTCTGGTGTTCCACCCGATGAAGGTGCGCAGCCGGGCGGCGATGATCGGGCTCATCGCGTTCGCCGCGGCCGCCGCCATGCTCGCCGAACCCGTGCGCCGCCGCATCATGACGTCGTTGAGCGGTGAGGACGCCGGTTCGATCGCCCGAGCCGATGCCCTGCGCGCCTTCCCCGGTCTGATGTCGGGCCACTGGGGTTTCGGCGCCGGCTGGGCGCGTCCCGAATTCATCGACCCGGCCTTCTCCTACGTATTCAATCTGCCGTCCAATGCGCCACTGACTGCTCTTTATCGCGGCGGCAGTCTGGTGCTGATCTCGTTCATGGCGGTGGTCGTGATTGGCTGTGTCGTGGCCTACCGCTCGCTGCGCTCGAATTCGACGCCCCGGGCGCTGTACTGCGGGATATTCATCGGCCTGTGCTTCGTACAGATGCAGCTGGATCACAATGTGGCGGACCTACCGCAGAACGTGTTGCTGTATTCGATGTTCCTGGCCTTCGTCCTCTATTGCGAGCGAGCCAGGATCGCCGAGCGACGAGCCATCGGCGACGAAGCGGAATCCGCTCGAGTTCGCGAAGCGGTCACAGTCCGCACCTGA
- a CDS encoding PH domain-containing protein, whose translation MGYPDDVLAAEERVVLHRHPHWKRLLGPVLVLLLATALAGFGLGVVNRTDWDQMAKNIVMIVIGVVWLILLGWLVLWPVLNWRSTHFVITDRRVMFRHGVMTRSGIDIPLARINSVEFRHGLLDRMLRTGTLIIESASQDPLEFHDIPRVEQVHSLLYHEVFDTLGSEESPS comes from the coding sequence GTGGGATACCCGGACGACGTGCTGGCCGCCGAAGAGCGTGTCGTTCTGCACCGTCATCCGCACTGGAAGCGGCTGCTCGGCCCGGTCCTGGTGCTGCTACTGGCGACGGCACTGGCGGGTTTCGGCCTCGGCGTGGTGAATCGCACGGACTGGGATCAGATGGCCAAGAACATCGTGATGATCGTCATCGGGGTGGTCTGGCTGATACTTCTCGGTTGGCTCGTCTTGTGGCCGGTATTGAATTGGCGCTCAACGCACTTCGTCATCACGGATCGGCGCGTGATGTTCCGGCACGGGGTCATGACGCGCTCGGGCATCGACATCCCGCTGGCGCGGATCAACAGCGTCGAGTTCCGTCACGGCCTGCTGGATCGCATGCTCCGTACCGGAACGCTGATCATCGAGTCGGCGAGCCAGGATCCCCTGGAATTCCACGACATTCCGCGCGTGGAGCAGGTGCACTCACTGCTATATCACGAAGTCTTCGACACCCTCGGTTCGGAGGAGTCGCCTAGCTGA
- a CDS encoding tyrosine-protein kinase domain-containing protein — protein MEIKEYLRIFSRYWWVIVILAVVGGAIGWATWQFGTREYQSTATLFVATQNGTTVTEAYQNNLFSTDRANSYANLATSEQVAARAVDQLKGTITPGELKSKITAVAAPKTVLLSVSVTDPDPALAQTYAGAVTDQLVGLVSELETSRRGGTPAAGAVVVDEANYPSEPVGMSMPIKVALGAAAGLLLGILAAILIGALDRRVRGREPVAASTDSSLMGGLPADPSRAKADVVDLDRGGLYAERLRELRTNLRFARLADDPDPPKVIAVTSPSAGEGRTTLAMDLAATLAESGRNVILVDGDFRSSSLADRLPLSPAMQDSAAARGLSTTIAGETNVVEAIIEVPVGHHRVSFLPAGPTPSRPGELWASDRATELLDELGDSFDYVVIDTPPLGKYSDGALVASLSDGALLLARIRRTTSAALRRAVQTLEGANAILIGTVATFEPGHRRQLNSGKPAPQRAAPKPAAPKSAASKSAASKADPPTEEFAAADQRAASRHGSD, from the coding sequence TTGGAGATCAAGGAATACCTGCGAATATTCAGCAGGTACTGGTGGGTCATCGTGATCCTCGCCGTCGTCGGCGGAGCCATCGGCTGGGCAACGTGGCAGTTCGGCACCCGGGAGTATCAGTCGACAGCAACCTTGTTCGTGGCAACGCAGAACGGGACGACCGTCACCGAGGCCTATCAGAACAACCTCTTCTCCACTGACCGGGCTAACTCCTACGCCAATCTGGCGACGAGCGAACAGGTTGCTGCTCGCGCGGTCGACCAGCTGAAGGGGACCATCACCCCCGGCGAGCTCAAGAGCAAGATCACCGCGGTCGCCGCGCCAAAGACCGTGCTGCTGAGCGTCAGCGTGACCGACCCGGATCCGGCGCTCGCCCAGACCTACGCCGGCGCGGTCACCGATCAACTCGTCGGCCTGGTGAGCGAGCTGGAGACCTCCCGGCGGGGTGGCACCCCGGCGGCCGGCGCGGTCGTCGTCGACGAGGCGAACTACCCCAGCGAGCCCGTCGGAATGTCGATGCCCATCAAGGTCGCCCTCGGTGCTGCGGCTGGCCTCCTGCTCGGGATCCTCGCTGCGATTCTGATCGGCGCCCTCGACCGCCGCGTGCGAGGCCGTGAGCCGGTGGCCGCCAGCACGGATTCCTCGTTGATGGGGGGGCTGCCCGCCGACCCCTCGCGCGCCAAGGCCGACGTCGTCGACCTCGACCGGGGCGGTCTCTACGCCGAACGCCTCCGCGAGCTTCGGACTAATCTGCGGTTTGCGCGTCTCGCCGACGACCCCGATCCGCCCAAGGTGATCGCCGTCACCAGCCCGTCGGCCGGGGAGGGACGCACCACGCTCGCCATGGATCTGGCGGCGACCCTCGCCGAGTCGGGGCGCAACGTCATCCTGGTCGACGGAGACTTCCGCAGCTCGTCCCTGGCGGACCGTCTGCCCCTCAGCCCTGCCATGCAGGATTCGGCCGCAGCGCGCGGCCTGAGCACCACGATCGCCGGTGAGACCAACGTCGTCGAGGCGATCATCGAGGTGCCCGTCGGACACCATCGGGTGTCCTTCCTACCCGCCGGGCCCACCCCGTCGCGGCCCGGGGAACTCTGGGCGAGTGACCGGGCCACCGAACTGCTCGACGAACTCGGTGACTCCTTCGACTACGTCGTCATCGACACGCCGCCGCTGGGCAAGTACAGCGACGGCGCTCTCGTCGCGTCGCTCTCGGACGGCGCGCTGCTGCTCGCGCGCATCCGGCGTACCACCAGTGCCGCGCTGCGTCGCGCGGTGCAGACGCTGGAGGGTGCGAACGCGATCCTCATCGGCACCGTCGCGACGTTCGAACCCGGCCACCGTCGGCAGCTGAACTCGGGCAAGCCCGCGCCGCAGCGGGCGGCGCCGAAACCCGCTGCGCCGAAGTCGGCTGCGTCGAAGTCCGCTGCGTCGAAGGCCGATCCGCCGACCGAGGAGTTCGCCGCGGCGGACCAGCGCGCTGCGTCCAGGCACGGGTCCGACTGA
- a CDS encoding lipase family protein yields the protein MRWRALTAIIASAAILAGCGSPPSAPVGRDLPPRADLSPDFPGAPELPPADLTDTGPGSLVEAKPVTGIVAFDDANATAVKVTYRSTGGDGAPTLGSGVVVVPAGAPPKEGWPIITVGHAMSGTQPKCGPTLADEYGGYSTSIVNLMNRGFVVAFPDFPGLGLDGQPPHSIVDAATLGNDMIDVARAAHRVLPSSSTQWAAYGLGEGGLAAWAAAERAGLYGGGMSLVGAVALSPFADMSPLVDAAQRGELNGPVDIRTYVWTLQSLANTDPGFDLDLYRSGVARDQWAVLADCASADPEEAKRLLDEMNPDDLKPRDDAAADDARQRLLAAGVPARYPTPGAAPVLVTYGTLDATSPAEGIRAAVDAACAKGEQIEVMTRAGATEASNDQVVESAIGWLFARFAGERLSNVCIGAP from the coding sequence GTGCGCTGGCGAGCACTGACCGCCATCATCGCGTCGGCAGCCATCCTCGCCGGGTGCGGATCACCACCGTCGGCCCCGGTCGGGCGTGACCTGCCGCCGCGCGCGGATCTGTCGCCCGACTTTCCCGGTGCGCCCGAACTGCCTCCCGCGGACCTGACCGACACCGGGCCCGGTTCGCTCGTCGAGGCCAAGCCGGTCACCGGCATCGTGGCCTTCGACGACGCCAACGCCACCGCGGTCAAGGTGACCTACCGATCCACCGGCGGTGACGGTGCGCCGACACTGGGGAGCGGCGTCGTCGTGGTCCCGGCAGGTGCGCCGCCCAAGGAAGGCTGGCCGATCATCACCGTCGGCCATGCCATGTCGGGCACCCAGCCGAAATGCGGCCCCACCCTCGCCGACGAGTACGGGGGCTACTCGACCTCCATCGTCAACCTGATGAACCGCGGCTTCGTCGTCGCGTTCCCCGACTTCCCGGGGCTCGGGCTCGACGGCCAACCACCGCACTCGATCGTCGACGCCGCGACGCTGGGCAACGACATGATCGACGTGGCGAGGGCGGCGCACCGGGTCCTGCCTTCGAGCAGCACGCAATGGGCGGCCTACGGACTCGGTGAGGGCGGTCTCGCCGCGTGGGCGGCGGCCGAGCGAGCCGGCCTCTACGGTGGCGGGATGAGCCTCGTCGGGGCGGTGGCGCTGTCCCCTTTCGCGGACATGTCACCGCTGGTCGATGCGGCCCAGCGCGGTGAACTGAACGGGCCCGTCGACATCCGGACCTACGTGTGGACACTGCAGAGCCTCGCCAACACCGACCCCGGTTTCGACCTCGACCTCTATCGGTCCGGGGTGGCCCGCGACCAATGGGCCGTGCTGGCCGATTGCGCCTCAGCCGACCCCGAAGAGGCCAAGCGCCTGCTCGACGAGATGAACCCCGACGACCTGAAGCCGCGCGACGACGCCGCGGCCGACGATGCGCGCCAACGCTTGCTGGCGGCCGGCGTGCCCGCCCGCTATCCCACGCCGGGTGCGGCGCCCGTGCTGGTGACGTACGGCACCCTGGACGCGACTTCCCCGGCCGAGGGCATCCGCGCCGCCGTCGACGCGGCCTGCGCCAAGGGTGAGCAGATCGAGGTGATGACGCGGGCAGGCGCTACCGAGGCGTCCAATGATCAGGTGGTCGAGAGTGCCATCGGCTGGCTGTTCGCCCGGTTCGCGGGGGAGCGACTAAGCAACGTGTGCATCGGAGCGCCGTGA
- a CDS encoding 5-(carboxyamino)imidazole ribonucleotide synthase translates to MIGGGQLARMTHQAAVALGQTLRVLAASPDDPAAQVTPDVVIGSHTDAEALARAAVGASALTFDHEHVPTDLLQALVDQGVNVAPPPQALIHAQDKLVMRRRLEALGAPIPRFAEVTTPSDVDDFAAQTGAPIVVKTVRGGYDGRGVTLAKDLAEARAVAERYLADGTAVLVEERVDMRRELSALVARSPFGQGAAWPVVQTVQRDGICVEVIAPAPALDPDLGAAAEQLGLRLAGELGVVGVLAVELFETVEGTLLVNELAMRPHNSGHWTMNGAVTSQFEQHLRAVLDYPLGATGPIAPVTVMANVLGAPQPPAMSMDERLHHLFARLPEANVHLYGKSERPGRKIGHVNVLGAATGSLSDAEYVAEVRERATRAAHWLSHGEWTDGWDAHGE, encoded by the coding sequence ATGATCGGTGGCGGCCAGTTGGCCAGGATGACCCACCAAGCCGCCGTCGCGCTGGGTCAGACCCTGCGCGTGCTGGCCGCTTCGCCGGACGATCCCGCCGCGCAAGTCACCCCCGACGTGGTCATCGGGTCGCATACCGACGCCGAGGCACTGGCGCGCGCCGCCGTGGGGGCCTCGGCGCTGACGTTCGACCACGAACACGTCCCCACGGACTTGTTGCAGGCGCTCGTCGACCAGGGCGTGAACGTCGCACCACCGCCGCAGGCGCTGATCCACGCCCAGGACAAGCTCGTGATGCGCCGCCGACTCGAAGCGCTCGGGGCCCCCATTCCCCGGTTCGCCGAGGTGACGACACCCTCCGACGTCGACGACTTCGCCGCGCAGACCGGCGCGCCGATCGTCGTCAAGACCGTCCGCGGGGGTTACGACGGACGTGGTGTCACGCTGGCCAAGGACCTCGCCGAGGCGCGTGCGGTGGCCGAGCGCTACCTCGCCGACGGCACCGCAGTGCTCGTGGAGGAGCGGGTCGACATGCGCCGGGAACTGTCGGCACTGGTCGCCCGGTCGCCGTTCGGCCAGGGCGCGGCATGGCCCGTCGTGCAGACGGTGCAGCGCGACGGCATCTGCGTGGAGGTGATCGCGCCGGCGCCCGCCCTGGACCCCGATCTCGGCGCCGCGGCCGAGCAGCTGGGCCTGCGTCTGGCCGGCGAACTGGGGGTGGTCGGCGTGCTGGCGGTCGAGTTGTTCGAGACGGTCGAGGGAACGCTGCTGGTCAACGAGCTCGCGATGCGTCCGCACAACTCCGGGCACTGGACCATGAACGGCGCCGTCACCAGCCAGTTCGAGCAGCACCTGCGGGCCGTCCTGGACTACCCGCTCGGAGCCACCGGCCCGATCGCGCCGGTCACCGTGATGGCCAACGTCCTCGGCGCACCCCAGCCGCCGGCGATGAGCATGGACGAGCGGTTGCACCACCTGTTCGCGCGGCTGCCCGAGGCCAACGTGCACCTGTACGGCAAGTCCGAGCGCCCGGGCCGCAAGATCGGCCACGTCAACGTGCTCGGTGCGGCGACGGGTTCACTGAGTGACGCGGAGTACGTGGCGGAGGTCAGGGAACGGGCGACGCGGGCGGCGCACTGGTTGTCGCACGGCGAGTGGACGGATGGATGGGATGCACATGGCGAATAG
- a CDS encoding YveK family protein, with protein MIPPKDVPQWRDYLNILWRGWWLVVGATALSVGVGWFSWQQTTPVYASSTKILVKSMGDATSLDALYGQINAESRVLTYQYLVRSARVTGPTIDQLGLPQTTGELAGRISITPSLTPILDIVVTGTDPDETRRVADAVTANMIAVSAELAKVDGGRTELLLVDGAGPAKREGSLTADLLQAGFVGFFVSSILWLAWGLFEDRVLGRRQIGRAVENAGRSA; from the coding sequence GTGATACCTCCCAAGGATGTGCCCCAGTGGCGGGACTACCTGAACATCCTCTGGCGCGGCTGGTGGCTCGTCGTGGGTGCCACCGCGCTGTCGGTCGGCGTGGGATGGTTCTCCTGGCAACAGACCACACCTGTCTACGCCTCGAGCACCAAGATCCTCGTCAAGTCGATGGGCGACGCGACCTCGCTCGACGCGCTCTACGGACAGATCAACGCGGAGTCGCGGGTGCTCACCTACCAGTACCTGGTGCGCAGCGCCCGAGTGACCGGCCCGACCATCGACCAGTTGGGCCTCCCGCAGACCACCGGTGAACTCGCCGGCCGCATCAGCATCACGCCGTCGTTGACGCCGATACTCGATATCGTGGTCACGGGCACCGATCCCGACGAGACGCGCCGCGTCGCGGACGCCGTCACCGCCAACATGATCGCCGTGTCGGCGGAACTGGCAAAGGTCGACGGCGGGAGAACCGAGCTGCTGCTGGTCGACGGGGCCGGGCCCGCGAAGCGGGAGGGGTCGCTGACCGCCGACCTCCTGCAGGCCGGTTTCGTCGGTTTCTTCGTGTCGTCGATCCTATGGTTGGCGTGGGGGTTGTTCGAGGATCGGGTGCTCGGACGACGTCAGATCGGGCGCGCGGTCGAGAACGCGGGACGATCCGCGTGA
- a CDS encoding biotin--[acetyl-CoA-carboxylase] ligase: MTADGTRAPLDEVALRAAAIAPTGWRTLDVVPETGSTNADLIARSAAGEDISWAVLIAEHQTAGRGRNGRSWSAVPRAQITMSVGVPAASLPPAAWGWVPLITGLAVVDAVAAVTGIRAGLKWPNDVLAGPDGRKLAGILAEVATPSSAIVVGVGLNVSLRRDELPEPAATSLSELGAADPDRAALIGALLAQLRRRVDGLLAGGGADAELAADYVANSLTISSRVRASLPGDRQVVGDARGIDDQGRLRIDTGTDVVVVSAGDIVHLRPV; the protein is encoded by the coding sequence ATGACTGCTGACGGGACCCGCGCCCCGCTCGACGAGGTGGCGCTGCGGGCGGCCGCGATCGCTCCGACCGGCTGGCGCACCCTCGACGTCGTGCCCGAGACCGGTTCGACCAATGCCGATCTGATCGCCCGGTCCGCCGCAGGGGAGGACATCTCCTGGGCGGTCCTCATCGCCGAGCATCAGACGGCGGGTCGGGGACGCAACGGCCGCAGCTGGTCGGCGGTGCCGCGCGCGCAGATCACCATGTCGGTCGGGGTGCCCGCCGCCTCCCTACCCCCCGCCGCGTGGGGATGGGTGCCGCTGATCACCGGTCTCGCGGTGGTCGACGCCGTCGCCGCCGTCACCGGGATCAGGGCGGGCCTGAAATGGCCCAACGACGTCCTCGCAGGCCCCGACGGCCGCAAGCTCGCCGGGATCCTGGCCGAGGTGGCGACGCCGTCGTCGGCCATCGTCGTCGGCGTCGGACTCAACGTGTCACTGCGGCGCGACGAGTTGCCGGAACCGGCGGCCACCTCCCTGTCCGAGCTCGGTGCCGCCGACCCCGACCGCGCGGCGCTGATCGGCGCGCTGCTGGCTCAGCTGCGGCGGCGGGTCGACGGGCTCCTGGCCGGTGGCGGGGCGGACGCCGAGCTCGCCGCGGACTACGTCGCCAACAGCCTCACGATCTCCTCGCGCGTGCGTGCCAGCCTGCCGGGGGATCGCCAGGTGGTGGGCGACGCCCGCGGCATCGACGATCAGGGCCGGCTGCGCATCGACACCGGAACCGACGTCGTCGTCGTATCGGCCGGTGACATCGTGCATCTTCGGCCCGTGTAA
- a CDS encoding lipase family protein has translation MTGVVKRVLLPVVIIALVAGMAYAVYPFAPIVGAWVYDQIAPSAGPPEKVASAQLDGAEPGAVLQATTLPAVMRKWEGRDLKAARVVYRSTSGDGMSPTIVSGSVFVPTGNAPDGGWPVVSIGHATLGIDTPCAPSLDSSLLGFLRYVNVFAGMGYAVALADYQGLGAKGIHPYSDSRTAGLNMIDAVRALRHTYPDVSDKWVAFGDSQGGGAAWAADEQTKDYAPELTLLGALAASPPADMTGIVQKAQDGTLTKEQRGVAQGIIESLARLHPELNRDDFRSAGAKNYWNVLTDCRAANAYARGQAANGVGPRDFAPRTPQAAEQLRGLLQDWALPQKPLSAPLYVYYGGQDPFIDAEWTKAAIQRACALGGSITIRYDPEGGHNPSDALDAIRWMTDRFEGKPAENDC, from the coding sequence GTGACCGGCGTCGTGAAGCGGGTTCTGCTGCCGGTAGTCATCATTGCTCTCGTCGCGGGGATGGCGTACGCGGTATATCCCTTCGCTCCCATCGTCGGGGCGTGGGTGTACGACCAGATCGCACCGTCTGCCGGGCCGCCCGAGAAGGTTGCCTCGGCGCAACTCGACGGGGCGGAGCCCGGTGCGGTACTGCAGGCGACGACGTTGCCTGCGGTGATGCGCAAGTGGGAGGGCCGCGACCTGAAGGCGGCACGGGTCGTCTACCGGTCCACCTCCGGTGACGGGATGTCGCCGACCATCGTGTCGGGCTCGGTGTTCGTCCCGACGGGCAATGCTCCCGACGGCGGCTGGCCGGTGGTCTCGATCGGGCACGCGACGCTGGGGATCGACACCCCGTGCGCACCGTCGCTGGACTCGAGCCTGCTCGGGTTTCTTCGCTACGTGAACGTCTTCGCCGGCATGGGCTACGCCGTCGCACTTGCCGACTATCAGGGCCTGGGCGCGAAGGGCATCCACCCCTACTCGGACTCCCGCACGGCCGGGCTGAACATGATCGACGCGGTGCGCGCGCTGCGACACACCTACCCGGACGTCTCGGACAAATGGGTGGCCTTTGGCGATTCGCAGGGCGGCGGCGCGGCCTGGGCCGCCGACGAGCAGACGAAGGACTATGCGCCTGAGCTCACGCTGCTCGGTGCGCTGGCGGCGTCACCTCCGGCCGACATGACCGGCATCGTGCAGAAGGCGCAGGACGGCACGCTCACCAAGGAGCAGCGCGGTGTCGCCCAGGGCATCATCGAGTCCCTAGCGCGGCTCCATCCGGAGTTGAATCGCGACGACTTCCGTAGTGCAGGCGCCAAGAACTACTGGAACGTGCTCACCGACTGCAGGGCCGCCAACGCCTACGCGCGCGGCCAGGCGGCCAACGGCGTGGGGCCACGCGACTTCGCGCCAAGGACACCGCAGGCGGCCGAGCAGCTGCGCGGGTTGCTGCAGGACTGGGCGCTGCCGCAGAAGCCACTGTCGGCGCCGCTGTACGTCTACTACGGCGGCCAGGATCCGTTCATCGACGCGGAGTGGACGAAGGCGGCGATTCAGCGGGCCTGCGCGCTGGGCGGAAGCATCACCATCCGGTACGACCCCGAGGGCGGGCACAATCCGAGCGACGCCCTCGACGCGATCCGCTGGATGACCGACCGGTTCGAGGGAAAGCCGGCCGAGAATGACTGCTGA
- a CDS encoding lipase family protein, whose amino-acid sequence MVLRWLIALLVVATISAACGPKPAESADATPVPIASADLSGSGPGTLVSAMSMPVLGQSSEGRTFDAARVVYRSTNGDTGEGTEVSGSVFVPKGTAPDGGWPVISFGHGTTGLDEPCGPSLSATLLGFTTIVAGYVSKGYAVALADYQGLGAPGHHPYTDSKTAGLNMIDAVRALRHTVDGVSDRWAAVGGSQGGGAAWAADEQAASYAPELKLVGAVAYVPAADVTGLVDKAVAGTMTTDQSLAFQGIVESLARLHPDVVRDDYRRGAAATYWDVLSACSGPKTASRDAAAAAVRSLDFAPASPAAADRLRESLRAWALPQQRLSAPLSVTYAGRDEFIDAQWTTDAIARACALGGTVVWQLQPDKGHGDVDVASRFDWIAERFAGIPASNDCPGASGG is encoded by the coding sequence ATGGTCCTGCGGTGGCTGATCGCCCTCCTGGTGGTCGCCACCATCTCGGCGGCCTGCGGCCCGAAACCGGCCGAGTCCGCCGACGCCACGCCCGTTCCCATCGCGAGCGCCGACCTCTCGGGGTCAGGGCCGGGAACGTTGGTCAGCGCGATGTCCATGCCGGTCCTCGGCCAGTCGTCGGAGGGGCGAACGTTCGACGCCGCCCGCGTCGTGTATCGGTCGACCAACGGTGACACGGGGGAGGGGACCGAGGTCTCCGGGTCCGTATTCGTCCCCAAGGGGACCGCCCCCGACGGGGGCTGGCCCGTGATCTCCTTCGGTCACGGCACGACGGGACTCGACGAACCCTGTGGCCCTTCGCTTTCCGCCACGCTGCTCGGCTTCACCACCATCGTCGCCGGTTACGTCAGCAAGGGCTATGCGGTGGCGTTGGCCGACTACCAGGGCCTCGGCGCTCCCGGCCATCATCCCTATACCGACTCGAAGACCGCGGGCCTCAACATGATTGACGCCGTCCGCGCCCTGCGGCACACGGTCGACGGGGTATCCGACCGCTGGGCCGCCGTCGGGGGATCCCAGGGCGGCGGCGCGGCATGGGCGGCCGACGAGCAGGCCGCGTCGTACGCGCCGGAGCTGAAACTGGTCGGGGCCGTCGCCTACGTACCCGCGGCGGACGTGACCGGGCTGGTCGACAAGGCGGTCGCGGGAACGATGACGACGGATCAGTCCCTGGCCTTCCAAGGCATCGTGGAGTCGCTGGCCCGCCTGCACCCCGACGTGGTCCGAGACGATTATCGACGTGGTGCCGCCGCCACCTACTGGGACGTGTTGTCGGCGTGCTCGGGTCCCAAGACGGCCAGTCGGGATGCGGCGGCGGCGGCGGTGCGGTCCCTCGACTTCGCGCCAGCCAGCCCTGCGGCGGCCGACCGCCTGCGTGAGTCGTTGCGCGCGTGGGCGCTGCCACAGCAACGGTTGTCGGCGCCTCTGTCGGTGACCTACGCCGGACGGGACGAGTTCATCGACGCGCAGTGGACCACCGATGCGATCGCGCGGGCATGCGCGCTCGGCGGCACGGTGGTGTGGCAACTGCAGCCCGACAAGGGTCACGGGGACGTCGACGTGGCATCTCGATTCGATTGGATCGCAGAGAGATTCGCCGGAATCCCGGCGTCCAACGACTGTCCGGGAGCTAGTGGCGGCTAG